The Nomascus leucogenys isolate Asia chromosome 16, Asia_NLE_v1, whole genome shotgun sequence genome includes a region encoding these proteins:
- the YWHAZ gene encoding 14-3-3 protein zeta/delta isoform X2, producing MFLSELPEVNWAEALLVQAPAISALLLPLLPGSRPGSSPGLWPTPTASWNPGDYDVPQTLLLGDKKASPPAGSARPGPPRPHLDAHPLSHRAVTERRSRALDWNASPSLSHTQGLDASLPFPSHKRSRAASPVPAGALGTSVDELGAERGGEEWRLRARTRAPPLALQRGRAGRALGSGGCAGPESLWAPINGCHSSV from the exons ATGTTTCTCTCTGAACTTCCTGAAGTCAACTGGGCGGAGGCCCTACTGGTTCAAGCACCTGCAATTTCcgcccttctccttccccttcttccgGGCTCGCGTCCCGGCTCATCACCCGGCTTGTGGCCCACTCCCACCGCCAGCTGGAACCCTGGGGACTACGACGTCCCTCAAACCTTGCTTCTAGGAGATAAAAAG GCCTCACCTCCCGCCGGCTCCGCCCGGCCCGGCCCACCTCGCCCCCACCTCGACGCCCACCCATTGTCCCATCGCGCAGTCACCGAGCGCAGATCCCGAGCTCTCGATTGGAACGCCTCCCCATCACTCAGCCACACTCAGGGGCTGGACGCCTCACTCCCGTTTCCGAGCCATAAAAGGTCTAGGGCCGCTTCCCCCGTGCCAGCAG GTGCACTCGGGACAAGCGTAGACGAGCTGGGAGCCGAGCGAGGTGGGGAGGAGTGGCGGCTGCGGGCGAGAACGCGCGCGCCTCCGCTCGCCCTCCAGCGCGGGCGGGCAGGACGAGCGCTGGGGAGCGGCGGTTGCGCGGGGCCCGAATCGCTGTGGGCACCAATCAACGGTTGCCATAGCAGCGTTTGA